The Solanum lycopersicum chromosome 8, SLM_r2.1 DNA segment AAAGCCCCACACCTAAAATTATTAGCTTTTTTCTTAACATAAAAATGTTGTTTGCTTATACACATATTTCTAGATTTCAAGACcaagtgaaaataaaaaaattattagtcaACCAGTCTCAATTTTTTCCCCTTACCTTCAATGAAAGTCTATTCAGACACATATTTTTCTGCATAGTAGGACCACCTACTTTTTTCTACTGCACAACTTTGATTATTCAAACTACCTTTTCTACTATAAATATGTGATTTCTAACAACTCAAGACCCGTGCAACATTATTATCCCTTCAACCAAATTCATAGAgaaataattctttttcatttcaaggtgagaaattgataaaaaaaattgaagcttATCTTTCATTTGGGGTTTGCGAAACTTTTGTTTCTTGACATATGTGCCTAAGCAAAATATATGTTAGCATTGTTTCTTTACTGTTCTTGGTAGTGTTGATTTCTTTATGCTCAAAATCTATTTTTGTTTTCCCTTCAGGGGGTTAGGGGATGGGGTGAGCAAGACCAGTTAATTTTCCCACTGTCCCTTCTCTAGTTacaaattttcttgaattagattaattatgttcatatttttctttttttcatatgtGGTTTACTATGTTCAGGTGATCACACCttgttttgttgttattatggtCCTTGCATATATCTTCTGCACTGCTTTGCTATTCGGAgttatgtttttcattttaattactGTTTTGATTTGCTTGTGGGTCTTTTGGACCTTTCCGTTTCGGAGAGGTAGTGATAAGGCTTGCATACATTTTATCCTCTCCATACCTCACTTTGTGGGATTtcattgattattatttttttggttgtatgttcatatttttttttttgcttttaatgTAATTGCTGGAAAAAGTTATTAAAGTTTTCCTCTTTACTTTGTGGGTTTTGGGGAAAATGATGGGGTTGTATTTCAGTCACCTTTGGTGTTTCTAAGTGACTTTGAATGAATTGGAATATCCTAGTTTGTAACAAAACCAATGGTTTCTATTTGCAGGCATCTGAGCTCTAATTGTCCATTGAATGGGGCTTTCTCTTTCTATATTGTTGTCAGCATGGAATGAGATTCTAAGACATAGTTATCTTATTTTTGCTGACACCATGAGAAGAGCTATTGTGAGATCGGTTAGcattgaaaggaaaaatagagaaTTGTCTTCGATGACACTTATTTTCagagaaaaagaagataagAATGTTAGCAAGTCTGATTGTTCAAAAGAAAGTCTAAAACATGAGAAATAAAAGCTTAAAACTTTTGTTTCGATAACTAGTTTGGTTGTTGATCAACCACCAAGAATCTCGATTCCAGAGCCTTTAGTGTTCTTTTCTCCAAGACCTGTTATTGAACTTGATACTGCTGCGACTAAGCTCTAGACGGTGTACAAAAGTTATCAGACAAGGAGGAACCTTGCAAATTGTGTTGTAGTCGTGGAAAAACTTTGGTTCGTTTGTTTCTTTTGCCACTGTTCTCTTATGTAAATTCAATTATGTCTTGGTTTCTAATTTTTGTATTACTGTACTTCTTATGGTTATAGGTGGAAAGCCTTGGATTCCGTAACTTTAAAGCAGAgctttatatcattttttatgtcaATAAACATGAAGCTGTCGTGTCGAGGTGGTCACGTGCAAGAAAAAGGGTTGCTAAGGTATGTTAACGAGAGTCAACTATACGTCCATGTTGTCTGAATATAGTTATTTACTCAAGAATTGAGAAAAATGATGTTTGTGGTCTACAGGTGGGCAAAGGTTTATTGAAGGACGAGAAGGCTCAAAAACTAGCTCTGCAACATTGGCTGGAAGCGGTAAGACCTCGTTGCTATGTGATCTTTCATGTATATGAAGTCTTAAACATATACTAGGGCACTTACTTCGCTCTTTTCTTCACTGGAGATTGACCCACGTCATCGTTATGGACATAACTTATAGTTCTGCTATGATGTATGGTCCAACAACAAAAGTACCCAACCATTCTTCTATTGGTAAGATCATCAGTCAGAAACACAAGTAGTTTAGGTTTCATTCATGTGTCAAATTCAAACTTTCATGATAAGTTTGTTTCTTTATTGAAGGTTGGATGTGAGTGATGAGAAAGAATTAAATCTTGAGAGTTCAAGAGAATTGATTTGCAACGTCAATGCATCAAGTATTTAGGACCTATAAGTCCAAATATGTAATCCATATGTTATCTACTTCCTCATTTGTAATTATTGCGCGTAATATATGTTAGatggaaaataatattttcaatatgtttcgtgcattattATCACAGAACGAAAGGGAAGCCTACGAAATAGTTGTGGAGGATGGCAAATTGGTGCATAAGCAAAGCGGGATGCCCCTGAATACAACAGAACGATCGAAGTGGATTTTCGTTCTTAGTACTTCAAGAGTTCTTTATgttggaaagaaaaagaagggtGTTTTCCAACACTCTAATTTCCTATCTGGTGGTGCTACTACAGCAGCTGGTAGATTGATTGTTTATGATGAAATTCTTGAGGTATACTTCATAAATTACGCAAATAAGTACAtatgtcattttcttttgtttatttcattAACTTCAGTCTCATTTTGCACTGCATGCAATTTGTCCATACATCAGTCACTATCTTCCAACAGAAGataatttcaagaaattcaTCAATTTCCTTGAGGAACACCATGTAGATTTGGCTAACGTTAAGGTAATGATACTAGCAATGCAAATATTAACGTTCCAATGTAGTGCAAATTTTGCACCAGTACTACTGATGCTAATAGGCAAATCATTAACTTTTTACCTACAAAATTGTGCAATAGACAATGATAGACTTTTATTGGAGTCTAACAAAGACATGGAGAAAACCTTATCACAAAATTGTGATACAGATAAAGCTAAGGACGATGGTATGGTCAGTGATGTGTTGACAATAACTGCTCATGAAGAAAAATTTACACATACCAGCAAAAACAAGACAGAAGAACCAGTTTTTGACTTGACCAAACGTTTGTCTTACAAGTGGATAAGTGGTGTTGCTTCCTGTATTGGTTGTGTTAGAGACTATTCAATTGATCTTCAATCTCAGGCCCTTGAAACAGTCAATCTATCTCCAAGAGTTCACTTGTCTCAGCCAAAGAACTATTATCAAATACCTTCACAACGTCCGAGCCCAAAAATCCTTGTATCGCCTAGGCTTGCATACATGGGACTTCCAAGCCCAAGAGTTTCTGTTACTACCTCGTGAATTCACAGGAAAAAGGTGAATGATTTATTCACTAATTTGTTGACCATGTCAATTAGTTCTTCAGCTAGGGTAGTGATAGGCATTCTTCAATGTTTAGTCACCTTGCGAAATGTAATTGAGAAATAaccaatttttatgaaaataaaaccTGGAATAAAGTACCTCAGCTAAGTAGGCGTTTGGCCATGTGATACCATATCATGATATGATATCGTAAGATGGAATCAGCGTTTGGACATGCGATCTTACGCTGATTGCATCTCATGATTCAAAATAACCGTAATATGGAATCAAATGAgaatatcatatcattatttgagttattttaatacaaaaattgattcatgagtttatattttgttaaaacaactccacatttatatctactaaccatttatttcacatgtaaataaaatttataatcacatcattactttttaaaatttattattctcaccgacaaaaaatttattattctcaccgaCATATAGTCACTTTAACTCACACTTCACGATATTAAGTAATAAAATCTTGAAGAGTCGGTGAAAGCtttcatttttactcaaatatattgatgaaacaattacttaagtggagaacaaataattttataataacttattatacaattttatgatttttcatttatttgataatattgaataaacaattggggctattttaatagttttataacTTATgcaattttatgtttatgagaaaatatactaacaccaaaatttcatatcgcatgttcaaacaaaactttaatttcatctcatgattctatatcatgatatcatatcgcatggccaaacgggccctatGTATGTTGGAGTTCAAAGACTCCCTTTATGTCATGAGATTCAAATATCACATGTGAAACTTCCAATATCATATGGTGGAGTTTCAAATTTTTACAGTGAAACACAAGTATTGagtttaatctttaattagtcAAACTAAGATAATTATAAAAGTTCATTTGCTTGAGTCCACATCTACACGTATTTAAACTGTGAGCTATCATAAAACAACTGGCTGGAATAAAACTTATCTCCATTTTCTACCTAAGAATTGtataatttaagatttttatagATATCTTATTTTAAAGGCAAAATGGTATGGTGGACCCTTATACTTGTGTCAGTTTGTATTCTAGACCATTCTACTTACATTTTTGTCAACTGAACCATTACACtcaataaaacacaatttaacAAACCTCTCTGACCATTTACCAAACTTAGGTGGCATTAGAATGTGTGAGTTGGCAAAAGTGTGTAGTCACACGCTTCTTGATGCGAGTGAGCaacatttttactaaaaaaatattaaaatttataaaagaaataatttttgtaaaaataatcaattaaaaaaatcccTTCTTCTTCACCCATTAAACCTATTTTTCAGTCATGTCCATCccgtttttctttattttccatAATCTATTGTCTTCTATTTAGCATATTTTGGTACTTCTTTAGTTCACTAATTTACCAACGAAGGTAGAGAGTGGCGCTGGTGATGCTTGCCGGAAACCACTGATACGCAATGGAACAAGAAAGAGGTGCGGCTGCACAACCACAAGCAGTACCAGCTCTTCTAACTTTTGGTGAAGGTATTGATAGTTTTGAGAGGAAATACTTAGGCTAAAATATAATATGTGAACAAATTTAAATCAAGATTTTGGTCCCTGATTTTGTTCAAGGATTGATGTCAAAGTTCATGTTAAAACGGAGAAGAGAACGAGGTGGGTGAGGGCGCGCAAGAATCTAATCATGGCGGCAAAAATGGTGATGGTGTGCAacagagataaattaaaaaattgtaatggTGTTTGGCCAGATCTAGAAGTGCGGtgcttatattttttattttggggaGGTTGAATGAGGAAAGAAAATGCTGATGATTTTCAACAGAGATGAAGGCAAGGAGGGAGAGAATATGGGTGGTTTCGCCGGTAAAAATGGCGAAGGCAGTGTTAGCTTTGGCGTGAAGCAGTGGGAGTGGGAGAGAATATAtggagttttatttttaaaaattaaattaatattttattaacctttaattaaagaattttgatgaataatttcAGAAGTAATTATGACATGTAATTAATATATCTGATGTAGATATGACAAGTCATTTATGTAAAGGAGAGTGAGCTATACACATGGTTGGAGGGGCTTAAAAGTCTCGTTTTATTTGAGTAGAAGAATTCAGTTGACAAAAATGTAAGTAGAATGGTTCATAATACAAACTGACACAAGTATAATGGTCCACCAGACCATTTCGCCTATTTtaaaatgacataatacataaacattgACCTTAATTGACGTCTATGCCCTTCATCTTGGATAGAGACTTGAATTTGTACAAAATTGAACAAGAATACACACTTGACATAATATGTATAGGACACCACATATAACACAtgtttacttgttcaattttatacaaatttaaatatctaatacATCCAAAGTTTGAAAGTATCAAGTTAAAAGACATGTTTATCTATTATACCTTTTAAAATCACCAACAAGTATAATGGGCCAATAGATGCTCCCTCTGAAGTCTTTGGTATATAAAAGATGGCTACTTTGCCCATTTCACTTTTTCAATGCACAGAATAAGATTTCTTTACGAGAATCATACCAAAATTGGTGCTCTGCGCCAGGTTAAGATTGTAGTGTAACACCAAGGCAGCGTTCAATAGTCCTGATAGCAAACTATCATAGGGACCCCTCCTCAGAAATTGAGTTAAAATGATGTAGATGAAAACTCTACTTATCAAATATTAAATGGATAGAATAGAAAAATTAACAACTTGATTTCTATCTTAAATCTCAtgtttggttaaaaaaaatactttttagtgttggtgaataaaaaatatttttcacaaaacatcttttattttttactagaaAGTAGAAATTATACAGATTCTGACTCGAAAGCCAATCCCAATAACTAATCCAAGATCCGACCTAGATATGTAAATCAGAACTTGACCCTGAGTTTCGACTCAGGACCCAACATTCAAACTGGACCTCAACCCCTATCCCAATACTTAAACTGGGACACGGCACTAAGGACCAATCTAGGATCTAACCCCAAAATTTGACCAGATCCCGATTCCTAACCTATGACTCGACCCTGACCCTAACACCTAAGGCTAGACATGACTCCGACCATCTATTTGAGATTCAACTCCAATATCAGACTTGAATCAGATCCCCGATAATTGACCCGAACGTGACATTCCTACTGGATCGGCCCCAACtctaataacagatagtattaaataaatagtataaaataatattagtatttactgtgtactaatcctagtcctattaggattagtactccttaatcctagtcctattaggattagtaatccttcctatatctcctatatatatctcccatgtattcccttaacacttcaatacaatcaatattccttcatggtatcaagagctaGAAAAcatagatcttcttttctctaggtttttttctctctttagggcaccgatcgttccttctcttctcttgggtggcggcagccatgacaac contains these protein-coding regions:
- the LOC112940041 gene encoding IQ domain-containing protein IQM1-like, whose amino-acid sequence is MFRALLSQNEREAYEIVVEDGKLVHKQSGMPLNTTERSKWIFVLSTSRVLYVGKKKKGVFQHSNFLSGGATTAAGRLIVYDEILESHFALHAICPYISHYLPTEDNFKKFINFLEEHHVDLANVKVMILAMQILTFQCSANFAPVLLMLIGKSLTFYLQNCAIDNDRLLLESNKDMEKTLSQNCDTDKAKDDGMVSDVLTITAHEEKFTHTSKNKTEEPVFDLTKRLSYKWISGVASCIGCVRDYSIDLQSQALETVNLSPRVHLSQPKNYYQIPSQRPSPKILVSPRLAYMGLPSPRVSVTTS